A region of bacterium DNA encodes the following proteins:
- a CDS encoding DNA glycosylase produces the protein MPGCAGVAVAIHLPEAEGVHLARTLESGQAFRWRWERGASGRGAVVGVIGGRVLRILQDERGLWLISPPTDAARRRLRTYLGLLAGPGRLSDVEAALARDPALSRVLPHTRGIAVLAQDPWEVLISFIISANNNIPKIRQSIEQLARSLGEPIGKGRHAFPTPERLAAAPARTLAACLLGYRAPYVRAAARLVVDGRLDLRALRRRPVDEARETLLSVPGVGDKVADCTLLFGLGQTAAFPVDVWVKRAVERLYFRGRARTAGQIRAFAQARFGPISGYAQQHLFAYARAYLGPRGARSGPVRPGLWMTEPPRRAGPTPTD, from the coding sequence GTGCCTGGCTGCGCGGGGGTAGCCGTGGCGATCCACCTCCCCGAGGCCGAGGGGGTCCACCTCGCCCGCACCCTGGAGTCCGGCCAGGCCTTCCGCTGGCGGTGGGAGCGTGGCGCGAGCGGTCGCGGGGCGGTGGTCGGCGTGATCGGCGGCCGGGTGCTTCGGATCCTCCAGGATGAACGCGGACTGTGGTTGATCTCACCCCCCACCGACGCGGCGCGGCGGCGGCTGCGGACCTACCTGGGGCTCCTCGCCGGCCCCGGGCGCTTGAGCGACGTGGAGGCGGCGCTGGCGCGCGACCCGGCGCTCTCGCGGGTACTCCCGCACACTCGCGGCATCGCCGTCCTGGCGCAGGATCCATGGGAAGTACTGATCTCGTTCATCATCTCCGCAAACAACAACATCCCGAAAATCCGCCAGTCGATCGAGCAGCTGGCCCGGTCCCTCGGCGAGCCGATCGGTAAGGGCCGGCACGCCTTCCCGACCCCCGAACGGCTCGCGGCGGCCCCCGCGCGGACGCTGGCCGCGTGCCTGCTGGGGTACCGCGCGCCCTACGTCCGGGCCGCCGCGCGCCTGGTCGTCGACGGCCGCCTCGACCTGAGGGCGCTCCGCCGCCGGCCGGTCGACGAGGCTCGCGAAACGCTCCTCTCGGTTCCTGGGGTAGGGGACAAGGTCGCCGATTGCACCCTGTTGTTCGGGCTCGGGCAGACGGCCGCGTTTCCCGTGGACGTGTGGGTCAAGCGTGCGGTGGAGCGATTGTACTTTCGCGGCCGGGCGCGGACCGCCGGACAGATCCGCGCGTTCGCGCAGGCCCGATTCGGCCCGATCAGCGGGTACGCGCAGCAGCATCTGTTCGCCTACGCCCGCGCCTATCTCGGGCCGCGAGGCGCGCGGTCGGGCCCCGTCCGCCCCGGCCTCTGGATGACCGAGCCGCCCCGTCGCGCGGGGCCCACGCCTACCGACTGA
- a CDS encoding DUF3096 domain-containing protein has protein sequence MVSATAPSPLVALIAGILILIVPHLSNSIVALYLIAVGLIGFFGH, from the coding sequence ATCGTGAGCGCGACCGCGCCGTCGCCCCTGGTGGCGTTGATCGCGGGGATCCTGATCCTCATCGTGCCCCACCTCTCGAACTCCATCGTGGCGCTCTACCTCATCGCGGTCGGCCTGATCGGCTTCTTCGGGCACTGA
- a CDS encoding cupin domain-containing protein: protein MPAKQIITSIKQLRGKEVAKGVTIKPLAGEHVMLNYVEFTPEGEVPLHSHHHEQLGLIIEGELEMQIGAERRTLRPGDTYVIPGGIQHSGRAGRGGALVVDVFYPLREDYLKLFA from the coding sequence ATGCCGGCCAAGCAGATCATCACCTCGATCAAGCAGTTGCGGGGAAAAGAAGTCGCGAAGGGGGTGACGATTAAGCCCCTGGCGGGAGAGCATGTGATGTTGAACTACGTGGAGTTCACCCCGGAGGGAGAGGTCCCACTCCACTCCCACCACCACGAGCAACTCGGTCTGATCATCGAGGGCGAACTGGAGATGCAGATCGGCGCGGAGCGGCGGACGCTCCGGCCCGGAGACACCTACGTGATCCCGGGAGGCATCCAGCACAGCGGCCGGGCGGGCCGCGGCGGCGCGTTGGTCGTGGATGTCTTCTATCCGCTTCGAGAGGACTACCTCAAGCTCTTCGCTTAG
- a CDS encoding NAD-dependent succinate-semialdehyde dehydrogenase, giving the protein MAVREVPLFIDGHWVNGHVGGKFEVLNPATSEPIAAVPDGGPEQARAAVDAAAQAFPKWAALTALQRGAILLKARDILTSRIDALARLITEENGKPVAEAKGEVTFGIQYLPWFAEEARRVYGEIVPPPVPHKRLWVTHQPIGVVAAITPWNFPATMVLRKIAPALAAGCTVVLKPPKETPLTAIEIARAFEEVGLPHGVFNVVVGKRAAPIAEVFMNDHRVRKIAFTGSTEIGKMLMAQAANQLKRVAFELGGNAPYIVFDDADIDRAVANAVAIKYFRVGGQSCICANRVYVQRPVAEAFLAKFTEAVRAIKVGSGFEPGVMVGPMINAETLEKVEGLVNDAVKRGARPLTGGHRLTEGAYRQGFFFAPTVLTDVTEEMPVAHDETFGPVAPVLVFDTDDEVIARSNNTAFGLAAYVAARDMRRIIRVSEALEYGLICVNDATGYTHEIPFGGFKESGLGREGGRQGIEEYMEVKSISLNIS; this is encoded by the coding sequence ATGGCAGTGCGGGAGGTTCCGCTATTCATCGACGGGCACTGGGTCAACGGTCACGTCGGCGGCAAATTCGAAGTGCTCAACCCGGCGACGTCTGAACCGATCGCCGCCGTTCCCGACGGCGGCCCCGAACAGGCGCGGGCGGCCGTCGACGCCGCCGCCCAGGCGTTCCCGAAGTGGGCCGCGCTGACCGCGCTCCAGCGCGGCGCCATCCTCTTGAAAGCTCGGGACATCCTGACCTCGCGGATCGATGCGCTGGCGCGCCTGATCACCGAAGAAAACGGCAAGCCGGTCGCCGAGGCGAAGGGCGAGGTGACGTTCGGCATCCAATACCTCCCCTGGTTTGCTGAGGAAGCCCGGCGCGTCTACGGCGAGATCGTCCCTCCGCCCGTGCCGCACAAGCGGCTCTGGGTCACCCATCAGCCCATCGGGGTCGTCGCCGCGATCACGCCCTGGAACTTTCCCGCCACGATGGTGCTCCGCAAAATCGCTCCCGCGCTCGCCGCCGGGTGTACGGTGGTGCTGAAACCGCCCAAGGAAACTCCGCTCACGGCGATCGAAATCGCCCGGGCCTTCGAGGAGGTGGGTCTGCCCCACGGGGTGTTCAACGTCGTGGTCGGGAAGCGCGCCGCGCCGATCGCGGAGGTCTTCATGAACGATCACCGCGTCCGCAAAATCGCCTTCACCGGCTCGACCGAGATCGGCAAGATGTTGATGGCCCAGGCGGCGAACCAGCTCAAGCGCGTCGCGTTCGAGTTGGGCGGCAATGCCCCGTATATCGTCTTCGACGACGCGGACATCGACAGGGCGGTGGCCAACGCGGTCGCGATCAAGTACTTCCGCGTCGGCGGCCAATCGTGCATCTGCGCGAATCGGGTCTACGTGCAGCGCCCCGTCGCCGAGGCATTCCTGGCGAAGTTCACAGAGGCGGTTCGGGCGATCAAGGTCGGCTCGGGCTTTGAACCCGGGGTGATGGTCGGCCCGATGATCAACGCGGAGACACTCGAAAAGGTGGAAGGCCTCGTCAACGACGCCGTGAAGAGAGGGGCCCGCCCGCTCACCGGAGGGCACCGGTTGACCGAAGGGGCCTATCGCCAGGGGTTCTTCTTCGCCCCGACCGTGCTGACGGACGTGACGGAGGAGATGCCGGTGGCGCACGACGAGACGTTTGGCCCGGTGGCGCCGGTGCTCGTCTTCGACACCGATGACGAGGTCATCGCCCGATCGAACAACACGGCGTTTGGCCTAGCCGCGTACGTGGCGGCGCGCGACATGCGCCGGATCATCCGGGTCAGCGAGGCGCTGGAGTACGGGTTGATCTGCGTGAACGACGCCACGGGGTACACGCACGAGATTCCGTTTGGCGGCTTCAAGGAAAGCGGCCTGGGTCGCGAGGGCGGGCGTCAGGGCATCGAGGAGTACATGGAGGTGAAATCCATCTCCCTGAACATCAGTTGA
- a CDS encoding sulfite exporter TauE/SafE family protein, with protein sequence MIYAALVILAAAAGAAATGFGFNLFSAPLLAAVYPPRTIVALTLALGTVTSGVLLARPEIRLGADWKLVGRMSLSSLAGMPLGLFLLLHAHPVAIKVAIAGLTAAFAASRLTGVRPRVRPAPWQAVAAGVVSGILSTGTSLNGPPVALLLLWWGQSKDLFRANIVAFVFLTTLASVGLLVLSGAMPPPTIRLALALVPCALLGYAGGIAVAARLSERGFERTVLGFLLVVGILGAVQALA encoded by the coding sequence GTGATCTACGCCGCGCTGGTGATTCTCGCGGCGGCGGCTGGGGCCGCCGCCACCGGGTTTGGCTTCAACCTGTTCAGCGCGCCGCTGCTTGCCGCGGTGTACCCTCCCCGGACGATCGTCGCACTGACCCTGGCGCTCGGGACCGTCACGAGTGGGGTCCTGCTCGCGCGTCCCGAGATCCGCCTCGGGGCCGACTGGAAGCTGGTGGGCCGGATGTCTCTCTCCAGCCTGGCCGGGATGCCGCTGGGGCTTTTCCTCTTGCTCCATGCCCACCCCGTAGCGATCAAGGTGGCCATCGCCGGGCTCACCGCCGCGTTTGCCGCCTCCAGGCTGACCGGCGTTCGTCCCCGCGTTCGTCCGGCTCCCTGGCAGGCGGTTGCGGCGGGGGTGGTGAGCGGGATTCTTTCCACGGGGACCAGCCTGAACGGACCGCCCGTGGCGTTACTGCTGCTCTGGTGGGGGCAGTCCAAGGATCTCTTCCGCGCGAACATCGTCGCGTTCGTCTTTCTGACGACGCTGGCCAGCGTGGGACTGCTGGTGCTGTCGGGCGCCATGCCCCCGCCGACGATCCGGCTGGCGCTCGCCCTCGTCCCGTGCGCTCTCCTGGGATATGCGGGCGGCATCGCCGTCGCCGCCCGGTTGTCGGAGCGCGGGTTCGAGCGGACGGTCCTCGGATTCCTGCTGGTCGTCGGGATTCTCGGCGCCGTGCAGGCACTCGCGTAG
- a CDS encoding FAD-dependent oxidoreductase produces the protein MAPGSSDARVIEVPCDVFIAGGGLGGVAAALRAARLGRRVCLIEETGWLGGQISTQGVAHLDEHRYIESFGGTASYYELRARIRAFYRSHYELSEEGRRATELNPGNAWVSRLSFEPRVGAAVIDEMLAGPHDSGTLQVFTHTRAIAAEVFGGRVASVLTRQTDSGTLIRFRAAYVLDATDLGDLFVLTATAYAVGAESHAETGERSAPEQRDPACTQDYTFPFAVEYRPGEDHTIPKPPGYEVQRAAQPYSLSSTPWIPGTPAYKMFETAPGTHGPFFTYRRILDARNFDDARIVHDVAVINWPSNDFRGGTLVDRLPDEQTRLRERARLLSLGFLYWLQTEAPRDDGGAGYPELLPRPDVMGSADGLSQAPYIREGRRLRAKQTIREQDIAEATNPRARAARFANTVGIGWYPIDLHGCGRETIGIPTKPFQIPLGAMVPERTLNLIPAGKNIGTTHLSNGAYRLHPVEWAVGEAAAVLAVFCQRAAASPQEVYADDTLVRRLQLTLLDQSIPLYWYEDVPLAHPAFAATQLLAVAGAWEGEPDTLAFSPRSTMTLAAGKRRVAAAAVTLRSQRVGGANPDADVLRAGPEDTTLPLRWSAAATMITLSIPGATVPPLPGEDRRMTRADLAMWLGRLLREAIEREAAAG, from the coding sequence ATGGCGCCCGGATCAAGCGACGCGCGGGTCATCGAGGTTCCGTGTGACGTGTTCATCGCCGGCGGCGGCCTGGGGGGGGTCGCCGCCGCGCTTCGGGCGGCCCGCCTCGGACGGCGGGTCTGCCTGATCGAAGAGACGGGATGGCTCGGCGGACAGATCAGCACCCAAGGCGTTGCCCATCTTGACGAACACCGCTACATCGAGAGCTTCGGGGGAACCGCGAGTTACTATGAACTCCGCGCCCGCATCCGAGCCTTCTACCGCTCCCACTATGAACTGTCCGAAGAGGGCCGCCGCGCTACGGAGCTGAATCCCGGGAACGCCTGGGTGAGCCGCCTGTCGTTCGAGCCCAGGGTGGGCGCAGCGGTGATCGACGAGATGCTCGCCGGCCCCCACGACTCCGGGACCCTGCAAGTCTTCACCCACACCCGAGCGATCGCCGCGGAGGTCTTCGGAGGACGCGTGGCGTCGGTGCTCACCCGGCAAACCGACAGCGGCACACTGATCCGCTTCCGCGCGGCGTACGTGCTCGATGCGACCGACCTCGGTGATCTCTTCGTGCTCACCGCGACCGCCTACGCGGTGGGAGCGGAGTCCCACGCCGAGACCGGAGAGCGGTCGGCCCCCGAGCAGCGGGATCCCGCCTGCACCCAGGATTACACGTTTCCGTTTGCGGTGGAGTACCGCCCGGGGGAGGACCACACGATCCCCAAGCCGCCCGGGTACGAGGTGCAGCGCGCCGCGCAACCCTATTCGCTCTCCTCGACGCCCTGGATTCCGGGGACCCCCGCCTACAAGATGTTCGAGACCGCCCCCGGGACCCACGGTCCGTTCTTCACCTATCGCCGCATCCTCGACGCGAGGAACTTCGACGATGCCCGGATCGTCCACGACGTCGCCGTGATCAACTGGCCGAGCAACGACTTCCGGGGCGGGACGCTGGTCGACCGCCTGCCGGACGAACAGACCCGGCTGCGCGAGCGCGCGCGGCTGCTGAGCTTGGGGTTCCTCTATTGGCTGCAGACCGAGGCGCCCCGGGACGACGGCGGCGCCGGGTATCCGGAACTCCTCCCCCGACCCGATGTGATGGGAAGCGCCGACGGACTCTCGCAGGCCCCGTACATCCGCGAGGGGCGCCGGCTGCGGGCCAAGCAGACCATCCGCGAACAGGACATCGCCGAGGCGACGAATCCCAGGGCGCGGGCGGCGAGGTTCGCGAATACGGTGGGGATCGGCTGGTACCCGATCGACCTGCACGGATGCGGGCGGGAGACGATCGGCATCCCGACCAAACCCTTCCAGATTCCCCTCGGCGCGATGGTGCCGGAGCGGACCCTCAACCTCATCCCCGCCGGCAAGAACATCGGCACGACGCATCTCTCGAACGGGGCGTACCGGCTGCACCCCGTGGAGTGGGCGGTCGGCGAGGCAGCCGCGGTGCTCGCGGTCTTCTGCCAGCGGGCCGCCGCCTCGCCCCAGGAAGTGTACGCTGACGACACCCTGGTGCGCCGGCTGCAGCTGACGCTGCTCGATCAGAGCATTCCCCTCTACTGGTACGAGGATGTCCCGCTCGCCCACCCGGCGTTTGCGGCGACACAGCTGCTGGCCGTCGCCGGCGCGTGGGAAGGGGAACCCGACACGCTCGCCTTCTCCCCCCGAAGCACCATGACGCTCGCCGCGGGAAAACGACGCGTGGCCGCCGCCGCGGTCACCCTCCGATCGCAGCGCGTTGGAGGCGCGAACCCGGATGCGGACGTCCTGCGGGCCGGCCCGGAGGATACCACCCTCCCGCTCCGCTGGTCCGCGGCGGCGACGATGATCACCCTGTCCATTCCCGGCGCCACGGTCCCGCCGCTCCCGGGCGAAGATCGGCGGATGACCCGGGCGGATCTCGCGATGTGGCTGGGGCGGCTGCTCCGTGAGGCGATCGAGCGGGAGGCGGCCGCCGGCTAG
- a CDS encoding aminotransferase class III-fold pyridoxal phosphate-dependent enzyme translates to MKPAPASGPGGSLWLQGQAQTALRRRGGPLLLVRGEGCRVWDDRGRAYLDARSGLWAVTVGYGRADVADAVHEQLRRLSFAPLTDAASPLALDLAARLADVLPGDLSAVALVPTGSEAVDTALKFARLYHSAAGERRRRIVISREYSAHGSTYAGASLSDPDRGLLRGIGARLAGIRFTPAPYRYRCRFCADGPACTLACAGAVEEAIAAAGPDRVAAVFAEPVPGPGGVLVPPDDYWPRLRAICDRYGVLLVADEVITGFGRTGRWFACDHWGVVPDLMILGKGMTGGYQTLAAVAMRSHVAARLEARMIPHGFTYSGHPAACAAALACLRIVAAEDLAARAAVEGARLREGLRQALATCPAVGEVRGVGLMVAIELVEDRATRAPRRLRSRDLDRLERDLRHRGVLAFVDNPVILAPPLVVTPRETAQLIEAAAAAVAALGGRTSAAGGAGGRS, encoded by the coding sequence GTGAAGCCGGCCCCGGCCTCCGGGCCGGGTGGGTCGCTGTGGTTGCAAGGGCAGGCGCAAACCGCGCTGCGCCGACGGGGCGGCCCTCTGCTCTTGGTGCGGGGCGAGGGGTGCCGGGTTTGGGATGACCGCGGCCGGGCCTACCTCGACGCCCGGTCCGGGCTGTGGGCGGTGACGGTCGGCTACGGGCGCGCGGACGTGGCGGACGCCGTGCACGAGCAGCTCCGCCGGCTTTCGTTTGCCCCGCTCACCGACGCCGCATCACCGCTGGCGCTGGACCTGGCGGCGCGGCTGGCGGACGTTCTCCCCGGCGATCTCTCGGCGGTGGCGCTGGTCCCGACCGGGTCCGAAGCCGTCGACACGGCGCTGAAGTTCGCGCGCCTGTATCATTCCGCGGCTGGCGAGCGCCGCCGGCGAATCGTGATCAGCCGCGAGTACTCGGCGCACGGCAGTACCTATGCCGGGGCATCCCTCAGCGATCCCGACCGCGGGTTGCTCCGTGGGATCGGCGCGCGCCTGGCTGGCATCCGGTTTACCCCGGCGCCGTATCGGTACCGGTGCCGGTTCTGTGCGGACGGCCCGGCCTGCACCCTGGCGTGTGCCGGGGCCGTGGAAGAGGCGATCGCCGCCGCGGGCCCGGATCGGGTGGCCGCGGTCTTCGCGGAGCCGGTTCCCGGCCCGGGCGGCGTCCTGGTGCCCCCCGACGACTATTGGCCGCGCCTGCGGGCGATCTGCGATCGGTACGGGGTGCTGCTCGTCGCCGACGAGGTGATCACCGGGTTCGGGCGCACCGGCCGGTGGTTCGCCTGCGACCACTGGGGGGTGGTTCCGGACCTGATGATCCTCGGCAAGGGGATGACCGGCGGCTATCAGACGCTCGCCGCCGTGGCGATGCGCTCCCACGTCGCGGCTCGGCTTGAGGCGAGGATGATCCCGCATGGGTTCACCTACTCCGGACACCCCGCCGCGTGCGCGGCCGCTCTGGCCTGCCTCCGGATCGTTGCGGCGGAGGATCTTGCCGCTCGCGCCGCCGTCGAGGGCGCACGGCTGCGCGAGGGACTGCGGCAGGCGCTCGCGACCTGCCCGGCCGTCGGGGAGGTGCGCGGGGTGGGTCTGATGGTCGCGATCGAGCTGGTGGAGGACCGCGCGACGCGCGCGCCCCGCCGCCTCCGCTCCCGCGATCTCGACCGGCTGGAGCGGGACCTGCGCCACCGCGGCGTGCTGGCGTTTGTCGACAACCCTGTGATCCTTGCCCCGCCGCTCGTGGTCACGCCGCGCGAGACCGCGCAGCTCATCGAGGCCGCCGCGGCGGCCGTCGCCGCGCTGGGGGGGCGGACCTCTGCGGCGGGGGGGGCGGGCGGCCGCTCGTGA
- a CDS encoding 8-oxo-dGTP diphosphatase has protein sequence MRDGDRVLLLRRNKPPNDGLYNAPGGKIEPHEDPYESCLREVHEETGLQLPEAALRGIITVVVQETGGQWVLFVFVADRPAGPADPVTTDEGALRWVPLDEISTLPVFPDIPLMLPHILAPQGGLLMGKVRALNDDADSIVDYEFRTA, from the coding sequence ATCCGCGACGGGGATCGCGTGCTCCTCCTCCGCCGAAACAAACCCCCCAACGACGGCCTCTACAATGCCCCCGGCGGGAAGATCGAACCGCATGAGGATCCGTATGAATCCTGCCTCCGGGAAGTCCATGAGGAAACCGGATTGCAGCTCCCCGAGGCCGCCCTCCGAGGCATCATCACCGTCGTCGTACAGGAGACCGGCGGCCAGTGGGTCTTGTTCGTATTCGTCGCCGATCGGCCGGCCGGGCCGGCGGATCCCGTGACGACGGACGAGGGCGCGCTCCGCTGGGTCCCCCTCGACGAGATCTCCACCCTTCCCGTGTTCCCGGACATCCCGCTGATGCTTCCCCACATCCTGGCGCCCCAGGGTGGGCTGCTCATGGGAAAGGTCCGCGCGCTGAACGACGACGCCGACAGCATCGTGGACTACGAATTCCGCACCGCGTGA
- a CDS encoding copper amine oxidase N-terminal domain-containing protein, translating into MKRLALVALLLACAAVSTSVRPASAQQGPIRVYIDGQSIGFDVPPMVSQNRVFVPLRGIFERLGATVDYDAATQHIVAIRGGQTVELTIGSRQARVNNTPALLDVPAFTIGGRAMVPLRFISESLGASVQWVDASQTILIGSAGASPPLPPQGEPSAVPPPPPAQNQTISGRLMAVSTGGNPRIVVRSGGQDSTIAVLPDTSIFRYNAETHTGGSAPLGALRNGDQVTVIVNDQGQAMKITADYRVVAGGRIVGVNSQERTVTLANGRTFVVMDNSEITLNGQPADWGALQSGRSARFLVVAGTNQAYAVRVVNTTQNPPQSVIAPQIETPVPGAQVGNTFSVRGMAQPGALVVVKAQPKLLGQAAQAQTTADLAGRWRVPMNLTSLPFVTFPYVVSAIEVVNGVQSDPASIEVNVH; encoded by the coding sequence ATGAAACGCTTGGCTCTCGTCGCGCTGCTGCTCGCCTGTGCGGCGGTCTCCACATCAGTCCGCCCGGCGTCGGCGCAACAAGGTCCCATTCGCGTGTATATCGACGGGCAATCGATCGGCTTCGATGTCCCGCCGATGGTCAGCCAGAACCGAGTCTTCGTCCCGCTGCGCGGCATCTTCGAGCGCCTGGGGGCAACGGTGGACTACGATGCCGCCACCCAGCACATCGTGGCCATCCGGGGCGGGCAGACGGTCGAACTGACGATCGGTTCGCGCCAGGCTCGAGTCAATAATACGCCCGCGCTGCTCGACGTCCCCGCGTTCACGATCGGTGGCCGGGCGATGGTGCCGCTGCGGTTCATCAGCGAATCCCTCGGCGCGAGCGTGCAGTGGGTGGACGCCAGCCAGACGATCTTGATCGGTTCGGCCGGCGCCAGCCCTCCCCTGCCGCCCCAAGGCGAGCCGAGTGCCGTGCCCCCGCCCCCACCGGCCCAAAACCAGACGATCAGCGGACGACTGATGGCGGTGTCCACGGGAGGGAATCCACGGATCGTCGTCCGCAGCGGCGGGCAGGATTCCACGATCGCGGTCCTGCCCGACACCTCCATCTTTCGCTACAACGCGGAGACCCATACCGGTGGCTCCGCCCCGCTGGGCGCCCTTCGGAATGGCGACCAGGTCACGGTGATCGTCAACGATCAAGGTCAGGCCATGAAGATCACGGCGGACTACCGCGTGGTGGCGGGGGGCAGGATCGTCGGGGTAAACTCACAGGAGCGTACCGTCACGCTGGCCAACGGCCGGACCTTCGTGGTGATGGACAACTCCGAGATCACCCTGAACGGCCAGCCCGCCGATTGGGGAGCGCTGCAGTCGGGACGGAGCGCCCGCTTCCTGGTCGTTGCGGGCACCAATCAAGCGTATGCCGTCCGGGTGGTCAACACCACGCAGAATCCACCTCAGAGCGTGATCGCTCCACAGATCGAAACCCCGGTGCCGGGCGCCCAGGTGGGCAACACCTTCTCCGTAAGAGGGATGGCTCAACCCGGCGCGCTCGTCGTGGTCAAGGCCCAGCCGAAGCTGCTTGGGCAGGCGGCGCAGGCGCAGACGACCGCGGACCTCGCCGGGAGGTGGCGCGTGCCGATGAACCTGACGTCGCTTCCGTTTGTGACATTTCCGTACGTCGTCTCGGCCATTGAGGTCGTCAACGGTGTGCAGTCCGATCCGGCCAGCATTGAGGTGAACGTGCACTGA